In Pseudophryne corroboree isolate aPseCor3 chromosome 3, aPseCor3.hap2, whole genome shotgun sequence, a genomic segment contains:
- the LOC135054934 gene encoding uncharacterized protein LOC135054934, which translates to MGTKRLRVEAEYPPASSPPQRRISTVSSQPPQAILASPQSEEPQFPQLSEPPIMPEDTQQETDLQESYTLHLQAIDPNQPTTPQDITQPPQTSHSPQLSPTPPQPQMGPEFWSSWATQQSQHYACLNTHSQYLASLPHHLPRLSRNSGRLIVQVGRVANSMEQMRADNSQMHANLQRIMDDQQRQQQALIQIIQHNQLINENLSRIIASHTAATTQLTASLNNLSQSLNVLASHQLSSSSGTTTPSQTPVTSPVRQSSRTRTNEPSQSSAPSKQKTKK; encoded by the exons ATGGGTACCAAGAGACTCCGTGTTGAGGCGGAATAtccacccgcatcctcaccaccacaacggcgcatctctacagtgtcgtcccagccaccacaagccattttggccagtccacaaagcgaggaaccacaattcccacagctgtctg aaccacccatcatgcccgaggatacccagcaggaaactgacttgcaggaatcgtacacactacacctgcaagcgattgatccaaaccagccaaccacaccgcaggacataacccaaccaccccaaacatcccacagcccccaattgagcccaacaccaccccagccacaaatgggcccagagttttggtccagttgggccacacaacagtcgcaacactatgcctgtctgaacacccacagccaataccttgccagtctgccccatcatctgcctagactcagtcggaactcaggcagactgatagttcaagttggcagagtagcaaattctatggagcagatgagggcagacaacagccaaatgcacgcaaatttacaaagaatcatggatgaccaacagcggcagcaacaagccctcatacaaattatacAACACAACCAATTAataaacgaaaacctctcccgaatcattgccagccacactgccgcaactacacaactcacagcaagcctcaacaacctgagccaaagcctaaatgtgttggcatcccaccaactaagctcaagctcaggaacaaccacaccaagccagaccccagttacctccccagttagacaatccagcagaaccaggaccaatgaaccatcccaatcctctgcacccagcaaacaaaaaacaaagaaatga